In Candidatus Binataceae bacterium, a single genomic region encodes these proteins:
- a CDS encoding sigma-70 family RNA polymerase sigma factor, protein MAEKGGSEKRGLFEREALPHVDALYSAALRLSRNPDDARDLLQETVLRAYRFFHQYTPGTNCRAWLLTILYNNFRNGYRGADREQVALSPEDFERAVEGLSARGEQKVSNPEMLISEKVLDHEVAAALNALPEDFRTVLMLVDVQELNYQEVAQVLEIPIGTVKSRVSRGRQMMRVALGAFARRRGLVR, encoded by the coding sequence ATGGCGGAAAAAGGGGGCAGCGAAAAGCGCGGGCTCTTCGAACGCGAGGCGCTGCCTCACGTCGACGCGCTGTACTCGGCGGCCCTGCGGCTGTCGCGTAATCCCGACGACGCTCGCGATCTTTTGCAGGAGACCGTGCTGCGCGCGTATCGTTTTTTTCATCAGTACACCCCGGGCACCAACTGCCGCGCGTGGCTGTTGACCATCTTGTACAACAACTTCCGCAACGGCTACCGCGGCGCCGATCGCGAACAGGTCGCGCTCTCGCCCGAGGATTTCGAACGCGCCGTCGAGGGCTTGAGCGCGCGCGGCGAGCAGAAGGTGAGCAACCCCGAGATGCTTATCTCGGAGAAGGTTCTGGACCACGAAGTTGCCGCCGCGCTCAACGCCCTACCCGAGGACTTTCGCACGGTGCTGATGCTGGTCGACGTGCAGGAACTCAACTACCAGGAGGTCGCGCAAGTCCTCGAAATACCTATCGGGACGGTCAAATCGCGGGTTTCGCGCGGGCGCCAGATGATGCGGGTTGCGCTCGGCGCGTTCGCCCGCCGGCGCGGACTGGTCCGCTAG
- a CDS encoding DUF692 domain-containing protein, producing MKRADFHQLGFGVGLRRPHYARILERRTSDDASSHDLCSVDWFEVISENFMVEGGRPLEVLDGVRASYPVVMHGVSLSIGSSDPLNRSYLDALGALARRVEPAWVSDHLCWTGVGGRNLHDLLPLPYTEEAVRHVARRIREVQDILERTILIENVSSYMAFRASRLAEWEFLRAVAEEADCAILLDINNIFVSAFNHRFDPLRYIDAIPADRVVQFHLAGHSDHGNYLLDTHDHPIRPEVWGLYEHAIGRFGRVATLVEWDDSIPAFEVLAATADEARRRCEAALAAVATAGEADPAAPYELSARRGPDRRGEL from the coding sequence TTGAAGCGCGCGGATTTCCACCAACTGGGATTCGGCGTCGGTCTGCGCCGGCCGCATTATGCCCGGATTCTCGAGCGGCGCACGTCGGACGATGCGTCTTCGCACGATCTGTGTTCGGTGGACTGGTTCGAGGTCATATCGGAAAACTTCATGGTCGAGGGCGGGCGCCCGCTTGAAGTGCTCGACGGCGTGCGCGCAAGCTACCCGGTCGTGATGCACGGCGTGTCGCTCTCGATCGGCTCGAGCGATCCGCTCAACCGCTCCTACCTCGACGCACTTGGCGCGTTGGCCCGGCGTGTCGAGCCGGCCTGGGTTTCGGACCATTTGTGCTGGACCGGTGTCGGCGGTCGCAATCTGCACGATCTGCTGCCGCTGCCCTACACCGAGGAGGCCGTGCGTCACGTCGCCCGGCGCATCCGCGAGGTCCAGGATATCCTCGAACGCACGATCCTTATCGAGAACGTGTCGAGCTACATGGCGTTTCGCGCCTCGCGCCTCGCCGAATGGGAGTTTCTTCGCGCCGTCGCGGAAGAGGCCGACTGCGCGATCCTGCTCGACATCAACAACATTTTCGTGAGCGCCTTCAACCATCGCTTCGACCCCTTGCGTTACATCGACGCCATCCCGGCTGACCGCGTGGTGCAGTTTCATCTTGCAGGCCACAGCGACCACGGCAATTACCTGCTCGACACGCACGATCATCCGATTCGACCCGAGGTTTGGGGACTCTATGAGCACGCGATTGGGCGTTTCGGCCGCGTTGCGACGCTTGTCGAGTGGGACGACAGTATTCCGGCGTTCGAGGTGCTGGCCGCGACGGCCGACGAAGCGCGCCGGAGATGCGAAGCGGCACTGGCGGCCGTTGCGACGGCGGGGGAGGCCGATCCGGCCGCGCCGTACGAATTATCTGCACGCCGCGGACCGGACCGGAGGGGGGAATTGTGA
- the rpsF gene encoding 30S ribosomal protein S6 gives MRRYETIFILRSDLGEPQVKDSIKRFEGLIGAGGGEMLETDEWGFRELAYRIHNERRGYYVRLDYAADGAVMNEVERNLKLSDSVLRYLSVLLDPEVDTAKVRAEIEARLHRAAEAKAAAEARVAAAAAAAERPAGEVSSGPPAANLSAEEAAGEAEVAQKAASEQTEGAAAAAGGEANPAGEPKQD, from the coding sequence GTGCGGCGCTACGAGACTATTTTCATCCTTCGCTCGGATCTGGGCGAGCCTCAGGTCAAAGACAGCATCAAGCGTTTCGAGGGTTTGATCGGCGCCGGCGGCGGCGAGATGCTCGAGACGGACGAATGGGGCTTTCGCGAGCTCGCCTACCGGATTCACAACGAACGCCGCGGCTATTACGTCCGGCTCGATTATGCCGCCGACGGCGCGGTGATGAACGAGGTTGAACGCAACCTTAAACTCTCCGATAGCGTGCTGCGTTACCTGTCGGTGCTGCTCGATCCCGAGGTCGATACCGCCAAGGTGCGCGCCGAAATCGAAGCGCGGCTCCATCGCGCTGCCGAGGCCAAGGCTGCGGCCGAGGCAAGAGTGGCGGCCGCCGCCGCCGCGGCCGAGCGTCCGGCGGGCGAAGTAAGTTCCGGCCCGCCAGCCGCCAATCTCTCTGCCGAAGAGGCGGCGGGCGAGGCTGAGGTCGCGCAGAAGGCCGCGTCCGAACAGACTGAAGGAGCGGCCGCGGCCGCCGGAGGCGAGGCGAATCCCGCGGGTGAGCCGAAGCAGGATTGA